A genomic region of Peptoniphilus sp. ING2-D1G contains the following coding sequences:
- a CDS encoding Peroxiredoxin family (2 R'-SH + ROOH = R'-S-S-R' + H2O + ROH; High confidence in function and specificity): MNTDFILESTDGTKKSLMDFKGKNLVLYFYPKDNTSVCTLEANGFAELYDEFQRYDTEVVGISKDTIKSHLKFKEKQNLPFELLSDLDRKVHENFKVLKNGKMYGKDVIKTIRSTFVFDKDSNLIKEFRAVDGKKNPQEVLDFIKTL; the protein is encoded by the coding sequence ATGAATACAGATTTTATTCTTGAATCAACAGATGGGACGAAAAAATCTCTAATGGACTTTAAGGGAAAAAATTTGGTGCTATACTTTTATCCAAAGGACAATACTTCCGTATGTACATTAGAAGCTAACGGATTTGCTGAACTTTATGATGAATTTCAAAGATATGATACCGAAGTTGTCGGAATAAGTAAAGACACTATAAAATCTCATTTAAAATTTAAAGAAAAACAGAATTTACCCTTTGAATTGCTTTCCGACCTGGACAGAAAAGTACACGAAAACTTTAAAGTGTTAAAAAATGGGAAAATGTATGGCAAGGATGTCATAAAAACCATCAGATCTACTTTCGTATTTGATAAAGATTCAAACCTTATAAAGGAATTCAGAGCGGTTGATGGAAAGAAAAATCCTCAAGAAGTTTTAGATTTTATAAAAACTCTATGA
- a CDS encoding hypothetical protein (High confidence in function and specificity) produces the protein MIKYILGPKGSGKTRWLIDNANEDIKSGNGNIAFVEFDDDHIFSLDYNVRLINADDFRLNDKESFYGFICGLMAMDYDLEKIYIDGVYKVIKLNIEDLEFLKNKLEKVEEIKNREIYINVDNEYNDFSEALKGSAIEVGTK, from the coding sequence ATGATCAAGTATATTTTAGGACCAAAGGGTTCGGGGAAAACCAGATGGCTTATTGATAATGCCAACGAAGATATTAAAAGTGGAAATGGCAATATTGCTTTTGTTGAATTTGATGATGATCATATTTTCAGCTTAGATTATAACGTTAGACTTATTAATGCCGATGATTTCAGATTAAATGATAAGGAATCTTTCTATGGTTTTATCTGTGGTTTAATGGCTATGGATTATGATTTGGAAAAAATATATATAGACGGTGTATACAAAGTAATAAAATTAAATATTGAAGATTTAGAATTCTTAAAAAATAAACTTGAAAAAGTTGAAGAAATTAAGAATAGAGAAATTTATATAAATGTAGATAATGAATATAATGATTTTTCAGAAGCACTAAAGGGAAGCGCTATAGAAGTCGGCACAAAGTAG
- a CDS encoding radical SAM protein (Radical SAM proteins catalyse diverse reactions, including unusual methylations, isomerisation, sulphur insertion, ring formation, anaerobic oxidation and protein radical formation; High confidence in function and specificity) encodes MIYNKYSDFLNNRFGEKVYKLPIKLNLTCPNRDGKLGYGGCIFCGEEGGSFENNYGSVKEQLLKDKELISKKYNTNKFIAYFQNFTNTYLNFKEFIKNIEECLEFEDIVGISISTRPDCLPESYLEYLEEVNDKVMVTLELGLQTANYRTLKKINRGHGTAEFVDGVLRSHRRGLRVCSHVILNLPFDDVNDNIETAHLLNALEVEEVKIHALYILKNTVLGKMYLKNEFDIISVDEYKNRVIEFLRNLDENIVVQRIIGRAPEKDSLFCNWNTSWWKIRDDIVKEMEDSNYYQGEYIKRKDLIK; translated from the coding sequence ATGATATACAATAAATATTCCGATTTTTTAAATAATAGATTTGGAGAAAAGGTATATAAATTACCTATAAAATTAAATCTCACCTGTCCAAATAGGGATGGAAAACTCGGATATGGAGGTTGTATTTTTTGCGGAGAAGAGGGTGGAAGCTTTGAAAACAATTACGGCTCCGTAAAAGAACAGTTATTAAAAGATAAGGAACTGATTTCCAAAAAATATAATACAAATAAATTTATTGCTTATTTTCAAAATTTCACAAACACATACTTGAATTTCAAAGAATTTATAAAAAATATTGAAGAGTGCTTAGAATTTGAAGACATAGTGGGAATTTCAATATCTACCAGACCTGACTGCTTACCTGAATCTTACCTTGAATATTTAGAAGAAGTAAATGATAAAGTAATGGTTACTCTTGAGCTTGGTCTTCAAACAGCTAATTACCGAACATTAAAAAAGATTAATCGAGGACATGGAACAGCGGAATTTGTAGATGGAGTTTTGAGATCTCACAGGAGAGGGCTAAGAGTTTGTTCTCATGTGATTTTAAACCTTCCTTTTGATGATGTTAATGACAATATTGAAACCGCACATCTTTTGAATGCACTTGAGGTGGAAGAGGTAAAAATTCATGCCTTGTACATTTTGAAAAATACTGTTCTCGGTAAAATGTACTTAAAAAATGAATTTGATATAATATCTGTTGATGAATATAAAAATCGAGTTATTGAATTTTTGAGAAATTTAGATGAAAATATAGTTGTACAAAGAATTATTGGAAGAGCACCTGAAAAAGATAGTCTCTTCTGTAACTGGAATACATCGTGGTGGAAAATCCGAGATGATATAGTAAAAGAAATGGAAGATTCTAATTATTATCAGGGTGAGTATATAAAAAGAAAGGATTTGATAAAATGA